A region of Periophthalmus magnuspinnatus isolate fPerMag1 chromosome 13, fPerMag1.2.pri, whole genome shotgun sequence DNA encodes the following proteins:
- the dusp14 gene encoding dual specificity protein phosphatase 14, with amino-acid sequence MGSRSHQGFLHHHHHHHRSSMVPTTVPRLLPESGSLLGGIAQITPNLFLSRGNVASNRSLLLSKGITCVVNATIELPNFNWPHMEYVKVPLADMPHSPISLYFDSVADKIHSVGRKRGAVLVHCAAGVSRSASLCLAYLMKYHRVSLAEAHAWVKARRPVIRPNGGFWRQLIEYERKLFGRNSVKMVQTPYGVIPDVYERDRRSLAPYWGL; translated from the coding sequence ATGGGTTCACGCAGCCACCAAGGCTTCCTccatcaccaccatcaccaccaccgcAGCTCCATGGTGCCCACCACAGTGCCCCGGTTGCTACCTGAGAGTGGCAGCCTGCTGGGGGGCATTGCCCAGATCACACCAAACCTGTTCCTCAGCCGGGGCAATGTGGCGTCTAACCGCAGCCTGCTCCTGTCCAAAGGCATCACCTGTGTGGTCAACGCCACCATTGAGCTGCCCAACTTCAACTGGCCTCACATGGAGTATGTGAAGGTGCCACTGGCTGACATGCCTCACTCGCCAATCTCTCTGTACTTCGACAGCGTGGCTGATAAGATCCACAGCGTCGGCCGTAAGAGGGGGGCTGTGCTGGTGCACTGTGCAGCCGGAGTGAGCCGCTCGGCCTCTCTGTGTTTGGCTTACCTCATGAAATACCACCGCGTGTCTCTGGCAGAAGCCCATGCCTGGGTCAAAGCCCGCCGGCCTGTTATACGGCCAAACGGGGGTTTCTGGAGACAGCTCATTGAGTACGAGCGCAAACTATTCGGCAGGAACTCAGTGAAGATGGTCCAGACTCCCTATGGGGTTATCCCAGATGTGTATGAGAGGGACCGCAGGAGCCTGGCCCCCTACTGGGGCCTGTGA